The DNA sequence CGCATTTCACGTCGCTCTAAAATGGCTCATActatcaaacaaattaatgcGGATTTTGAGTCTGTGAACAAAATGGCAACTTATCTTGGCCTTCAAATCATTCTTGCGAATTCACTTTCTGTTGTTGTTGATACTTCCCTTGAGACTGATTCGTTCAGTCTTGATCCAATCTTTATTGGAAGAGATGATGATGTGCCTAAAGTAGTTGACTTGCTCACCCAAACCCACCAAGAGGAACGGATGTTCTCCATCGTTGCTATCGTGGGAATGGGGGGTATGGGGAAAACTACGTTGACTAAAAAAGTCTTGAATCATGAAAGGGTGAAGGCTCGATTCGGATCACATCTTTGGGTTCATGTTTCTCAAACCTTTGATCCAATCGttcttttcaaaaaaatacattataagTTGACTAAAAGGGCAAGTGACGGAGTTGAGAGTAGAGATGATATATTGGAAAAGCTTCTAGAAGCTCTCAAGTATAAAACAtttcttcttgttcttgatgATGTATGGAATGAAGATGTTCCAAAGTGGGATGACTTTATGAACTCCATGTCAGGAGTTACTTCCACAATGGGAAATGGCATTATCATCACTACCAGAAGTCACAAGGTTGCTTCAGTTGTGAACCCACTTGAATACACTTTGAGAGGCTTATCAAATGATGATTGCCTGTCCATAATTAAAGCAAAAGCTTTTGATGGAAATGAAGCTGTTTCACCACAGTTTGAGATTATTGGAAAAGAGATTGCGGAAGCATGTCAAGGTTTGCCCTTAGCTGCCAATGTAGTTGGCGGTGTGCTTCGACGATGTAAGTCCGAAGAAGAATGGCGCTCAATCAATGAAAATTGTCTTTCAGATGCTGAAGGTGCTGAAATAATCCAAAAGATACTAAAATTGAGCTTTGATTATTTGCCTTCACTATCTCTCAAGAAATGCTTTGCTTACTGTTCAATTTTCCCTAAAGGTCACTCGATTGAGAAGCAACAAGTAATTGAGCACTGGATGGCAGAAGGTTTTCTTCAACCAGATAAGATGGAAGATGTGGGAAATAAGTTTTTCAATGTTCTTCTACACAACTCTTTGCTTCAAGTTGCATGGCAAGATGAGGATGGAAATGTGGAATTTTACACGATGCACGATCTTGTGCATGATCTTGCATCTTCGGTTTTATCTTATAATAATGCAAATTGCAGCACCCTAGTTCGATACAAGTTTGTCGAAGAAGAATCAAGTCCTATTTCAAAAGAAGTGGCCAAGCATTTACGTACATTAATCTTGAAAGGTGGAACTTCTGGTATTAATTTCTCAGGCTTCCAATGTCTTCATAATCTAACTATTGGTAAAAGTTCAGAAGAGCATCAATTGCCCAATTCAGTTAGGGAGTGTATACATTTGAGAAATCTTGATCTTTCAAATACATGTATTAAAGGCTTGCCGGAGTGGATTGGTGAACTCAGTCACTTGCAAACACTAAGAGCATCGCGTGACTGGGAACAAAACTGGAAACAAAAACTGCCAAACACGTTGAAGTACTTGGTTAACTTAAGGCATCTTTATATAGGATATTATATGGAGTTGCCTGCGGAGATTGGGAGATTAACTAGTCTCCAAACACTACCTTACTTCAACGTGGGCGAAGAGAAGGGGTATCATATTGAAGAACTcggaaatttgaaaaatctcaAAGGAGAATTAACTATTGGAAATCTTGAGAGGGTGCGTGACAAGGAAGAGGCTCTGAAAGCCAATATATTGCAGAAGCAACACTTATCTTCATTGCAGTTTGAATGGGGATGGGATTGTTCGGGTGATAGAAATGATGAGGGTGTGTTAGATGGCCTCCGACCTCATGCAAACTTGAAGGAGTTGAAGATTAAAGGATACGAAGGCGAAAAATTTCCAACATGGTTACAGGATGAGGAATGTGAGGAAATAACCTTGAACCACTTTCCAAGTTTAAGGTCGTTCTATCTATGGGGATTAAGGAGATTGGAATGTTTGTCAACGAGGTTTTTCTATAACCATTGCAATCTCTCACGCTTGGAGATTGACAGATGTGATATGTTGAGAGCATTACCAGATGGACTGGACACCCTCAATTCTCTGAAGGTGTTGAGAATAGGATGGTGTAGAAATCTGAAGTCGATTGGGAAACCAAGGTgcagagaaggagaaaatcgaGGAATCCTCCGTCGGCTGAGCATTACATACTGCAATGAACTGATGGAATTGCCTCGTCAAATGCTAGAGTTGTGGGCCCCTACAATTGAGCTTCTTGAATTGGAGGGATTAAGGTGCTTAGCGAATCTACCAATGCTATCATATCCTTGTCTCAGAGGATTGAAAATCTCAGGCGAACCTCATCTACCGTTGCTAATGGACTGCCTTGCTAAATCATATCCTCTTCTCACATATTTGAAAATCTCAGGCGTTCCTCATCTACTGTCTGCTGGAACTGTTGAGAGTTGGGATTTAGGTAGATtgaagaatttaaatatagatgTGAGTGTGGAGTGGTCAGAAGAGAAAAGTGTTGCCATTAATGAGACTGTGAATGGCATATTGGAAGGCTGTTGCAACTCACTTGAATGGTTAACATTAAGAGGGGTGGAAAATTGGGAGTGGCTGCCTCAATCAATTCAATGTCTCACTTCTCTTCAGGAGTTAATGTTAGAAAATATAGGGATAGAAGAATTGCCGCAATGGTTTGGAAATCTCTCAGCTCTGGAGAACTTATGTCTGTATGACTGCACAAAGTTGAGGTGCCTGCCCTCTGTGGATGCATTGAAGCCCCTTACTAAATTAAAACAGttacattttcaaaattgtccGAAACTAAGTATTGATTCGGAACGGCGCAACCATCCCAATCTCCAAATCGAAAATTCCAACAGCTTTCGTTATGTTTTTGAAAATTGGTGATATATATGGTTGTCTGAATCAGATTGCCTTGAGAAGGGTAAAGATGGGCAAGTTTTTGTTAAGTAGTGatatggagaagaagatggcTGCCTTGCAAATATGCCATTTCTGAGGTGTGTTATAATTGTTCGATGTTTGTAAAATGAAAGATTATTAGTATAGGAGATCATTGAATTTACCATATATTTTTCTGGATTACACAATTTTGAGCTTGTTTTGAAGGTCCCCCGAACGGGCAAGGCAGCTCTGTTATGGGAGTCGACTCCAAGTACACGCCTCCGTGGATTCCTCGGTTTTTTAGCAACGAAGATTTCATTGCAGTTTGCAGATTCAGTCATCGTGCAAGCTCCCTAAACAGAGGTAGATCATAACAATCAAGTATTTTggatgaatgaatgaatgaatttgtttagcattttttttttcatgatcaGATGAAAACTAAGTTAAATTGGtgttttatagtagtaatatttagttTGCTCGTTCAATTTGTCTGATTCTGTATTTGGTGTTCGGTTCAGAATGCTTTCGTGATGGATTTAAGCTGTTTGATGATGGCTGCATTGCAAAATGACATTTCTGAGGTATATTATCATTGTTCAGTgtttggaaaatgaaatggacATACAAATTCTCTATTATATccattatactccctccgtccactaATAAATGTTCCATTTGTTTCTCTGCTACTTTTTGTAATggactctacaatccactaatTTTATATCGCCCATATATTTTGATGGATTAACAATTTTGAGCTTGTTTTTGTATAACCATTGCAATCTCTCATATTTGAACATTTATGAATGTGATATGTTGGAAGCATTACCAGATGGGCTGGACACCTGGAATTCTATGCAAAACATGACAATAAAAGTGTGTGTAAATCTGAAGTCGATTGGGAATCCAAGCTGcggaggagaaggagaaaatcagGGAAACCTCCGTGAGCTGATAATTATAGACTGTGGAGAACTGATGGAATTCCGTATTTGATGCTTGATTCAGAATGCTTTCATGATGGATTTGAACTGTCATGAATCCAGGGTGAAACATCACACAGATTGCGTGTTTGTTGGTGATGAAGCAGCTTCAAATGTAGGTCGGTAAAGATCTTTTCATGGTGACAATATCCTCtttttgatgatatataaataacttTTGGTTGGGATATATTCTTAGGTTGAAGCCAAGTTCTGTTTTCACTAGAGCAGGATGAATTATCACTAAATCTTTTTAAATCTCATTTCCATAAGGCTTTGTACGCTATCTTAGAGATGAAATATCACTAAATCTTTTTAAATCTCAAGTTCTTGTTTCATCGTTTCGCTCTGTATGAAAGTTGATCTCTAATGTATGAGTCATGCTTATCTAATGCTGTGAAATGGTGGTATGAATATATGGAGAATTCAGTATGTGTTTTAAGAAGAGTAGAGAGAAagcatattttaattgatatagATGAATGTTATTTTGTATTGTAGTTCATTTGTATGCAAGGTTTCTTGTCTAGAGACTTGAAAGTGTGTATGATGTTGTCCTATTTTACGATATTgttgtgaattttaattttggagcTCTGAAATTCGATCGCTACATTAGTTGTGAGCATTCGTTCTTAAGCTTGGCCTACATGTTGTTGTGCTTTAGTCTTGTATTGGCAGCATTTACTGTGATTGTTTTATGCTGTATCTTTATAAGAGAGGGTATGAATTTGATTGGCCAATGTTTTGCTTACTCTGCTTCGGTAGCCACTGCTTCTCGGTTACTTCTGACGATGCTTGATATTTTAGTTAGTCTACTTATACTCAGTCAGCtgtttcgatttttttttccaggtACAGTGAAATAAGACTCCCGTCTGGTGAGAAGAGATGTCGGGCGACAAAGAAGCTGAGAAAGGCAGGACGGCCGGGGATCAGGCCCACAGTGAGAGGGtgtatcaaataaataaatgaaagctCTCAATATGGGAGCTGTATGCCTCTGTTAGATATGCGAATCGGGATGAACATTCGCAACATTGAGCTTCGCCCGGGGCAAGGTGGGAAACTTGTTCGCGCTGCAGGCACATCGGCGAAGATACTCAGTGAACCAAATAGATCCCTCAGGTACAGAGTTGATCTCTAATGTTTAGAAATTTTGGTGTGTATTTGAAGGAAACTGAtgagtagagagaaaaaatgttgCAAGCCTTGTCTATGTTAGTTGAATAaagttttggttttgaaaaacACATCTCCATAAGTAAGAAGCATTTATATTAGGAGTGTCTCTGTGGAATATgttacttttatatagtatcAATTTTACTGAAAAAATGTCAATGAAGAcatctaaataattaataggtgactgaatgatttttttttgcaattgttGTTGACTAAATGGGCTGGATTGTAGAAAGCCCACCTACTTCGGACCAAGCCCAACATTAGTTTAAATGGTCTATAATTCTAATTGGGCCTAATGGATCATCACCACATAAACTTGATTTACTTGGGCCATGCCCGCTATTAGATATAGGATACGAGATTTTTGGCCTATTGGTAGCTAATATTCAAATGAAGGTCAGTCATGATCTTTTCATGGTGACAATATCCTCTTTTTTGGTGATAAATTGCTTACTCTTTTTAGTAAGTTGAGTTTAGGATATATTCTTAGGTTGAAGTCTCCTTACACTAGAGCAGAGATGAATTATCTGTAAAACATCTTAGATCTCATTCCTGCTTCTTTTTCATTAAAGAGCTTGAACTCCCTTATGTAGAATCTGCTCTGTTTCGGACATGATTTGCCAAGGAATGTATTTGGTTTTGCTATTGACTCATTGGATTGCTTGTACTTGGTTTTCTAGTTTTCAAGTGCTGCTATCTATGAGTACTAGTGCTCTTCTGATATGCTCGTAATCTTGCGTATTTGGTCAATAATGTATCAATTTCCAGAACTTGGAATGATCAGCAGGGAGATTGCTAGGACCGGAAAGGtaaaaaaactaagaaaagTGATCCTGTTCTTGTTTTGTCGTTTTCGCTCTTTCTGAAAGTTGATGATATATGCATAGTTTCAACTAACTTAGATCATCCACTATCATATTTTGGGATTGTTTCATGTTAGAGGAAAACTTCTGatgtcaattttataataataagaagCATTGTTTTCATTTAGACAATGATTCGTTTAACACTTTTTCACGATCAAATGAAACTAAGTGAAATGGTTGCTTTGTGTGTTTGTGGTTAGACTTTTCAACTAGAGTTGGattgtgttattttgtgaataGTTCCATGGAAGCTGAGTGCAGTTTTAGTTTGCTCCTTCAATTTGTCTCATTCTCTATTTGGTGTTCGATTCAGATTGCTTTCGTCATGGGTTATATAAGCTGTTTGATTTTGCTATTGATTCATTGCATTGCTTGTCTTTCTCCCGTTAAATATATATCGTCTCTTTTGTGCAAACTGGACAAACAGGTTGAAGAACGAATTTAAAACTTGGCAGTAAAAATCTCATAAGTTTTGATCATGTTCAGAATCGTGCATGGTCTATAGTGAAATTTTCAATTGGCAggaaaaatcataatttacaATTCCATTGAAATTGAATCATACATGATCTTTTAACCGAATCATACATGACTTTAATTAGTGAATCGATTATAATCcaaaaaagatgaagaaatttcATAAAGATGACTAACAAATTTATAGACGaacccaaattttatttgtgatgAGGTTTATTTCTAATGTATGCTTAAAAAGATAATCATTTATAACTATACAAAACGTCATTGTTTTTTTACATCTGATTAGTCCACATAGATTCCGATGAGCCATACCTAATCTGATTTCATAGGATTTGTTGATATTGGCAAAATTCCGAACACAATCAAATTTCATAAGCTTTATGATAAAGttttaaatatgttgaaaACCATTAGTAATAGATTAAGATATTTCCAACCAATaccatgatttttttaataatgttgAAATTGTTCTTGCTCGTTGCCAGCATGATCCACACTTTATTactatgttattttaagggaaagttaacatgaattttcaattaaagTGTGCTCAAAAGCAAATCCGCCTGCATTTCATTGGTATAAAGAACTTTGAAGATAAAGTTAGGATGCATTTTCAATTAACGTGTGCTCAAAAGTTAATTATGAGTATCATTCGGTTTGTgttgattttagattaaaattttattcgtGCATAGAAATAGATACGAAAACTTAGATTTTAATCTAtagtttataaaaaatataagatattatacatagaaaaaaagtgattaaaatattattagtagagaatgaaacttatcttattaaaaaataataataaataaaaattctaaaataaattatttttatgaaatatattaaaaaagaaaaaaaaaatttcattttcataacactggaatattaattaatgattggTCACCTTCTAAGCCAATCACAATGCACACCTTTTATTCCAAACATCATAATAATGAATGATTAAAACATGTGGAAGACAATTGTTCTTGGCCCTTTGCTTTtactttttgacttttttataGTATCACTTTGCCTTTACTTTTTGACTGTTATAGTATCACTCTGCCTTTCTTGTTTTTTCGTTATTAAGTTCCACAAACCTAAATATGGAATGTGAACATTTCTACGGCAAAAATTGTGGACATTTAGGGTTCAGGGTAggtgaaataataaagtaaaacaaaataaattgttgttgtttataaaaaataaaatgattcaattatattattttaatttataatttaattgtaattaagtTACTGGTCAGAATATTGTTGATGGTTGATTTTTTGTGAAATAGTTAAATATGGATAAAAGTATGTtgtttacaataaaaaattatcactCTTAATATGTaggattaaatttattttttgaacaaAAATCGGATACCAATTTTGGActttattctagattttactccatccgtccctcATTATTGAAGCTacaaatttcctttttcagtCCTATCTCAACAATTAGTTGACACCCttactttttctattatttttgataatggACCTTACATTCCAATAACTCATTCcaacttatattttattaaaaaaatatttataaaagtaggatccacattcaattaatttttttttattatatttcttaaagctcggtgtacaaattaaataatgccAATTAATAAGGAgcgagggagtataatatttgagCTGCCAATGTGAAGTAGTCTATAAACAATTTGAGACATGGacataataatatcattttgaGACATGGGCATAATAACATCATTTAGGCTGTCTCACACTAAACTTATAAACTTATGACAAATTAAAggtcaataattttaaattagccACTAGCTTTAGCTTTTCAGCTGAGATAATCTTTTGTTTATCATAGCCTCAAATTCCCAACTTTTGAAACTACCCTGGAGTTTGAGCGACAGAGAGAGCAATTTCGTATTGAACCATCTTTGCGATTGAATCTTGAAGCAAGTAAGTGcaacattttacattttctctTCATGTGTTGTGCATTTTATTCTTAGTCTCATATACATTAAGATTCCGTTTGGGAACGTGGAATTGGGAGTGTGGGATTGGTAGCCCCCAACTTGTGTGGCTGACCGAATAGCCCaccaaatttatagggttagggtGGAAATTTCTAGctcgataaaattaaaacccgattagcccgcatcCGATTAACCCGTAACCCGTTAGGGCCTAGACTCCGAAAAtccgatgggctggcccgaaaacccgataaaatttctattattctatttttttactcctaattctacacttcattgattaattttataatataaacaactaaaaaaataactttcaattttatattaaatatacaaattatatattgaatttttattaatataataattgataaataaattaaaaacttcaaattcactaaaaaaatatttaaatttctaaacatgcattaaaatttcacgaaatatctcaaatattagtatttgatcgtgtttataattaagtttgaggatatatctcaaatttataatacttaaatattttatatagtatgaaTATCactaattttcataattatttattggattgatcgcatgttaatcTTATCGTTAGTAACCGATTAACCCGTTGTGCTaccccgaaacccgagctattagggttagggttgaacttttataaacCGAAAGAAATCATAACCCGACTAGCTCGCACTtcgattgacccgcaaccgAATAGGACCAGCCTGAAACCCGATGGGCCGGCCTGATTGACATATACACATACACACTAACCACACTATGCAcaatatacacacacaaaGGCCTATCAAAACGGATAACAGGTTTTACAACGCAAGCTACTCCACATGATTCACTTGACTTTCAATGTGGGACACTTTGTCAGCCACCACCTAGAGGTTCCAGAACCGAACAGGATCGGTGGTTGGCTCAGAATTGCCAGTTGTAACCGGATCTGGAATTCTGGTTAGGAATCGTGGCCAGTTTCCCAGTTTTCTGGGTGGTTACGGTTCAAGTTCTTGTTGAACCTATACCGGCGGTTCAAATTAATATaggataaaatatatttttctttaaaaaaaattaatttttgtattttaaaatccatTTCATAAATCAATGAACACTAGAATTTCATAATAACCCATACTTGTTTGTTGGGCCTATGTACTGTAACTTAATCATTCTTGGTTACTTCTCTTTCATAGAGAT is a window from the Salvia hispanica cultivar TCC Black 2014 chromosome 1, UniMelb_Shisp_WGS_1.0, whole genome shotgun sequence genome containing:
- the LOC125201926 gene encoding putative disease resistance protein RGA4, which produces MEAIATAGVEFLVQNLINVLSEEFALLQGLEEDAGKLQETLEMIQAYLSDAETKSTDKAVKNWLRKLEALAFDAYYALDELNYHFLYKKARKMDAPNPKPKNKVLSCLSSCSGTRISRRSKMAHTIKQINADFESVNKMATYLGLQIILANSLSVVVDTSLETDSFSLDPIFIGRDDDVPKVVDLLTQTHQEERMFSIVAIVGMGGMGKTTLTKKVLNHERVKARFGSHLWVHVSQTFDPIVLFKKIHYKLTKRASDGVESRDDILEKLLEALKYKTFLLVLDDVWNEDVPKWDDFMNSMSGVTSTMGNGIIITTRSHKVASVVNPLEYTLRGLSNDDCLSIIKAKAFDGNEAVSPQFEIIGKEIAEACQGLPLAANVVGGVLRRCKSEEEWRSINENCLSDAEGAEIIQKILKLSFDYLPSLSLKKCFAYCSIFPKGHSIEKQQVIEHWMAEGFLQPDKMEDVGNKFFNVLLHNSLLQVAWQDEDGNVEFYTMHDLVHDLASSVLSYNNANCSTLVRYKFVEEESSPISKEVAKHLRTLILKGGTSGINFSGFQCLHNLTIGKSSEEHQLPNSVRECIHLRNLDLSNTCIKGLPEWIGELSHLQTLRASRDWEQNWKQKLPNTLKYLVNLRHLYIGYYMELPAEIGRLTSLQTLPYFNVGEEKGYHIEELGNLKNLKGELTIGNLERVRDKEEALKANILQKQHLSSLQFEWGWDCSGDRNDEGVLDGLRPHANLKELKIKGYEGEKFPTWLQDEECEEITLNHFPSLRSFYLWGLRRLECLSTRFFYNHCNLSRLEIDRCDMLRALPDGLDTLNSLKVLRIGWCRNLKSIGKPRCREGENRGILRRLSITYCNELMELPRQMLELWAPTIELLELEGLRCLANLPMLSYPCLRGLKISGEPHLPLLMDCLAKSYPLLTYLKISGVPHLLSAGTVESWDLGRLKNLNIDVSVEWSEEKSVAINETVNGILEGCCNSLEWLTLRGVENWEWLPQSIQCLTSLQELMLENIGIEELPQWFGNLSALENLCLYDCTKLRCLPSVDALKPLTKLKQLHFQNCPKLSIDSERRNHPNLQIENSNSFRYVFENW